Proteins co-encoded in one Nothobranchius furzeri strain GRZ-AD chromosome 4, NfurGRZ-RIMD1, whole genome shotgun sequence genomic window:
- the si:dkey-234i14.6 gene encoding uncharacterized protein si:dkey-234i14.6 — MMLFFWLAPPGHAHLSPRQRGSRAEAERTHVASLSPAGYPLVSCSKCTPEDGSEPGGTSVYSVKDSCGMDGGGIGGNEEEKYRALAYDTALSTLVAVALYVLLKVSLDGFRQWRARISVLIVGSGPVGLTAALVAVRSGKVLKLTVLDERYRTALLCRPQQIALDPRSVKFLLGLGVDFDNMEGCWHNEHFFTRIGVFQEYLLSILEQKKQKVEVKVQLGTKFTEEYLQRIPHSDWPRVIVVADGSCGDSCSVLGISSDYTMESCHAFGANATIERLDQRQVPTPEIRAHSLYFDLSAYGVEALREHKNPTAKPCFHLKIYGTFRNRYMALVCPASDTKMVRYLRQTANSCIMKNIFHHSFNAYKADIEPRLNDVTLHHMQCSWRLFEIQLSHRRISAAYIEGDNVAVIVEGEAARVLNFDTGFGVNLGMRGLESVGTFIYRTATAVDQNDILEALSAKMNHSRQVAEAFRQTGLAESMYE; from the exons ATGATGCTTTTTTTCTGGCTGGCCCCTCCTGGACACGCGCACCTTTCTCCCAGACAGAGGGGGAGTCGAGCTGAGGCTGAGAGGACTCATGTGGCAAGTCTGTCGCCCGCAGGCTACCCTCTTGTCTCCTGCTCCAAATGCACACCTGAAGACGGATCCGAACCAGGGGGCACCTCCGTGTACTCGGTGAAAGACTCGTGCGGAATGGACGGAGGAGGGATCGGCGGAAACGAGGAGGAGAAGTACCGCGCTCTCGCCTATGACACGGCTCTCAGCACTTTGGTGGCAGTGGCCCTCTACGTGCTGCTGAAAGTCAGCCTggacggcttcaggcagtggcgagCCCGCATCTCGGTGCTGATCGTGGGTTCGGGACCCGTAGGGCTGACGGCCGCGCTGGTCGCTGTCCGCTCCGGGAAGGTGCTGAAGCTGACCGTGCTGGACGAGCGCTACCGGACCGCCCTGCTCTGCCGGCCCCAGCAGATCGCCTTGGATCCCCGCAGCGTGAAGTTTCTGCTGGGACTTGGGGTGGACTTTGACAACATGGAAGGCTGCTGGCACAACGAGCATTTCTTCACCAGAATAGGCGTGTTCCAGGAGTACCTGCTGAGCATCCtggagcagaagaagcagaaggtgGAAGTCAAAGTGCAGCTGGGCACCAAG TTCACAGAGGAGTACCTCCAGCGGATTCCACACAGCGACTGGCCACGTGTGATTGTGGTGGCCGATGGCTCCTGTGGGGACTCCTGCTCCGTGTTGGGAATCAGCTCCGACTACACCATGGAGTCCTGCCACGCCTTCGGAGCAAATGCCACCATAGAGAGACTGGACCAGAGACAG GTGCCCACTCCTGAGATCCGTGCACACAGCCTCTATTTTGACCTGTCTGCATATGGAGTGGAGGCTCTCAGAGAGCACAAAAACCCAACAGCCAAGCCCTGCTTCCATCTGAAGATCTATGGCACCTTCAGGAACCGGTACATGGCCCTCGTCTGCCCTGCTTCGGACACTAAAATGGTTCGCTACCTCAGGCAAACCGCAAACTCCTGT ATAATGAAGAATATTTTTCATCACTCCTTCAATGCTTATAAGGCAGACATAGAGCCTCGTCTGAATGACGTGACGCTCCACCATATGCAGTGCAGCTGGCGTCTCTTTGAGATCCAGCTGTCACACAGACGCATCAGCGCTGCCTACATCGAGGGGGACAACGTTGCTGTCATCGTAGAGGGCGAAGCAGCACGGGTCCTCAATTTTGACACag GGTTTGGGGTTAATCTGGGTATGCGAGGCCTGGAGTCTGTGGGGACGTTCATTTACCGGACAGCCACCGCCGTAGACCAGAATGATATTTTAGAGGCTCTGTCTGCTAAGATGAACCACTCCAGACAGGTGGCAGAGGCCTTCAGGCAGACAGGACTGGCCGAGTCAATGTATGAATGA